The nucleotide sequence ACTCGGTATAtccctttttctacatgagttcctgTGATACTCGGAACAAGGTCACTTGAGTTATAGCTTGAAAACACTCTTCCTAAATCGCaattatctgggctaattgggatatatgacatataatcctgttagttTTGGGTAATTGAGGTTTTTGTGGCGCTAAACTAGTtttttgaacttcaccctctgatccgaaagatctgaccttgtctgtggcattttgagtaggattggaGGAGATTAATTTGCTAGGAAAATAggctttaatcacttacagtttgccatagaatgaatcattcattgttaaaacaGTTGATAAGAAATATTAATCTAGAAAAGTGAAtatctccgagaccttaactaTTCTCTCATTATTGTTTCTACTCCAATTCTTTACagctttctttattattattttatgcaAATTCAACATCAACAACCTTTTctctatttgcctgactaagacctacagAATAACCATTGCTtgttcaatccaacaatcctcgtgggatcgaccctcactcacctgaagtattacttggatgacccggtgcacttgctggtgaagttgtgcgagttctaattttgcgcaccaaatttttggcgctgttgccggggattgttcatgattgacaactaccagttgtcttgttacttagattaggtattttgaTTTGTTTcgctttaattatttttcttcttgattttcgaaaattgttcttGTTTGCTTTCTTGAACTTTTGATTTCTATCTTGTTttaccttttctttctttctttgtgttcgaattttttcggGTGTTTTcccttgtttgatttcaaaatttctaagtttggggTCTTTTAGTGTTTCTCTCTCAATTTTTTCGAAATTAGtgtatttgatttcaaaatttttaagtttggtgtttccttagtgtttctttttctttttgaaattaaaaaaaaaactctattttgttttattcctcTGTGGATATCTCATTGGGTAGCTCTCTAGactgtgacatagagactcctacttttccttgtttcttgCTTGTTCAGGAACACTGGAATCACTATGGATCTAGATGGAGGTGCACAAGGCAGGAGAACCCTGGGTTCATATACAGCTCCCACTCCCAACTTTTATGGAAGGAGCATTAGTGTGCTTCCCATAGAAGTGGacaattttgagctcaacccaAAATTGATCACATTAGTGCAGAAAAACTGTCAGTTTCATGGACACCCCCAAGAAGACCCCACCAAATTCATCTCTGacttcttgcaaatctgtgacactgtaagGACCAACAGAGTAGATGCTGACATTTATAAGCTgctgctcttcccatttgctgtgagggatcaAGCCAAGGACTGATTGGATGATCAACTTAAAGAGAGCTTGAACACCTGGAGTAAGGTAGCCAACAAGTTCCTGAATAGCTATTTCCCTCCAAGAAAGTTGACTAAACTACAGAAGGATATTCAAGCCTTCAAACAAAAGGAGGGTGAGTCTCTCTATGATGCTTGGGGGAGATACAAGTCAATGCTCAGGAAATACTCCGTAGAGATGTTCACCCCCTGAATCAAGttggatatcttctatgatggacTCCTTGATATAGCCCAAATGTCCCTAGATCATTCTGCAGGAGGCTCCTTACACATGATAAAAACACTTGAAGAAGCTCAGGAGCTCATTGAAATAGTGGTTAACAATCAACACTTATACACAGCAGAAAGACCCAAAGCCAGAAGGGAGCCTAAGGAGGAATCTACCACAGACGTAATCCCAGCTCAGAATAAAGCAATGGCTGAGCGGTTAGACCTTTTGACAAGACAGTTAGAGTGCATGGAGGAATTCACAAGGAGCCAACATGGCATAGCCCAGGAGATCCAAGCTTCCCTCCATAGTTTGAAAATAGAAATGTGCCAGACAAATCAAGGAATATCCAAGCAAGCAACTGAGGAATGCCATGCAATTGAGCTACGGAGTGGCAGAACATTAACTACTCCATCTCAATGCAATATCATGCCAGAAGAAGAATGCACAGCACCCCAGACTACTAatcctggtgttgaacgcccaaaagggagcaacaggggcattcaatgcccagaaAGAATCAacatgggtgttcaacgcccagagaGGGAAGGTGATATAAACGCAAGTTCAAGAAACATCCCACCTAGGCAAGCTGACAACCCTTCCTCAGTTACTTTGGATAATCACTCTGCACCACTCAAGACCCATGAGTACAAGGCCAAGCTAccatatcctcagaaactccataAAGTAGAAAAGGATAAGCTATTTGCCAGGTTTTTAGACATCCTCAAGACACTTGAGAtcaagatcccatttgcagaagTCCTTGAACAAATACCTTCCTATCCCAAGTTTATGAAGGATATACTAAGCCACAAAAGGGATTGGAAGGAGGCAGAGATAGTTCTCCTCACCAagaaatgcagtgcagtcatccagAGGAACCTACCGGAGAAACTacaagaccctgggagttttgtGATACCATGCACCATTGGAGGCACTTGCATGAAGACAATCCTATGTGATTTTacagcaagcatcaacctaatgtCATTATCATTAATGAAGAAGCTCCGGATCCAAGAAGTCAAGCATACCCGTATTTGCCTTCAGCTTGCTGACGGCTCCATCAAGTTCCCATCAGGAGTGGTTGAGGACATGATTGTGAGGGTTAGACCCTTTTCATTTCCTACAGACTTTGTGATCCTGGATATGGAAGAGGACAAGAATGCCTctatcattctaggaagaccttttctagctacAGGGAGAACCATCATTGACGTTCAGAAGGCGAAAGTAACACTGAGAGTCGATAAGGATGAGTTCGTGCTAAACGCAGTCAAGGCCATGCAACACCCTGACCCCCAAGAGGAATGCATGAAGATTGATGTCATAGAACTCCTGATTGAAGAAGTACGTGAGGTTGAACAACTTGATAATGAACTGGATAACATTCTTGAAGATGCCATGCCTGAACTAGATGCACCAGAAGAGTAGGAGGAGATGCTAAACACCCCTAAAGTGCAAGATGgacctcctaaactcgagcttaAGCCATTGTCACCATCATTAAAATATGTGTTTTTAGGAGATAGTGACACctatccagtgatcataagctctgtccTAGAGCAACAGGAAGAAAAAGCACTGATTCAAGTACTCAAGACCCACAAGACCGCTCTCAGATGGACCATAAGTGACTTGAAGGGGATCAGTCCAACtcgatgtatgcacaagatcagACTTAAAGATGTTGGTAAACTGGTTGTGCAACCATAAAGGCGACTGAATCCAGCTATGAAAGAAGTGGTCCAAAAGAAGGTTACAAAACTTTGGGAGGCTGGAATCATATATCCTATTTCAGATAGTCCCTGGGTCAGCCCTATGCAGGTGGTGCCCAAGAAAGGGGGGAGATGACAGTGATCCACAATGAAAGAAATGAGCTGATCCCTACAAGAATAGTCAtaggatggcgtatgtgcatcgattataggagACTCAACAACGCCACAAGAAAGGATCACTTTCCCATATCCTTCATAGATCAGATACTAGAGAGGTTGGCTGGCCATGCATTCTACTGCTtcctggatggctattcaggctacaatcaGATTGCaatagatcctcaagaccaagaaaaGACAGTATTCACATGCCCATATGGGGTATTCGCCTACAGGAGGATGCCGTTTGGCCTCTATAATGCACCCacaacctttcaaaggtgtatgctctccattttctaaccatgcaggattctaaaccaaggttAATCAGATGGGTACTGCTCCttcaagaattcgacattgagatcaGGGACAGAAAGGGGTCAAAAACCAAGTGGCTAATCATTTATCCAGGATTGAGCCTGCAGAAGGAACGCCACCTCCCACTACTACTGTAtctgagacctttccagatgagcaactttttgcAATCTAAAGggcaccatggtttgcaaacattgcaaactataaagctatgAGATTCATCCCCAAGGAATATAGCAAACAACAAGTTCGAAAACTACAGCATGATgctaagtactacttgtgggacaaaccttatctctttaagagatgctcgaaTGGTATAATTCGATGTTGCGTCTCTGAGGAGAAAACCCAACAGGTTTTCTGCCATTGTCACGATTCggagtatggaggacattttggaggagaacgaacagccaccaaggtccttcaGAGTGGGTTCTACTGGCCAATCCTCTTCAaggactcccgagagtttgtccgCAATTGTGACAGATGCCAACGAGCTGGAAACTTCCCACATAATCACAAAATGCCACAACAAGGAATTCTAGAAATCGAGCTGTTCGATGTATAgggaatagatttcatgggaccctttctaCCCTCATATTCAAACACATACATCTTGGTGGCGGTGGACTATGTGTCTAAATGGCTTGAGGCAATCGCGTCACCCACTAATGACACCCGAGTGGTGCTGAAATTCCTCCAAAATACATCTTTAGTAGATTTGGTATCCTacggatactgatcagtgatggaggcaacCACTTCTGTAATAGACAACTTGACTCCATTCGCAGACAAATGGACAAATTTCAAGAGAATGCTAGAGAAAACAGTGAGCACCTCTAGGAGGGATTGGgcaaggaagcttgatgatgctctctggtcATACTAGACTGCATTCAAAACTCTCATCGGGATGTCTCCCTATCAGCTGGTCTATGGTAAAGCATGTCACCTACCCGTAGAATTGGAGCACAGAGCTTACTGGGCAACAAGGTTCCTCAACTTTAACGCCAAGGCTGTAGGAGAAAAGAGGTTACTCCAATTAAACGAACTGGACAAATTCCAACATGCTGCGTTTGAGAATACTAAAATCTACAAGGAAAGATCCAAGAAATGGCATGATCAGAAGATATCTTCCAGAGTCTTCCAGCCTAGCCAAGAGGGTTTTACTTTTTAATTCCAGGCTCAAGCTCTTCCCTAAGAAGCTCAAGTCGCGATAGATAGGACCTTTTGTGGTCACTAGAGTGTCACCCTATGGTCATATATAACTCCGGAGCAGATATTCTGATAAAAGATTCACTGTCAATGGCCAACGAGTCAAACACTATCTAGGGGATCCAATTGAAAAAGACGATTCCACCCTCCTGCTGACATGACAACAGTAATGTCCAGCTactgacaataaagaagcgcttgttgggaggcaacccaaccatacgtattgtacttttattttctttcttttgtttatttaagTTTGAtagaatattattttattttccatttatttccATAGTTTTCCCTTTCTTTTTAACATTTTTGATCATGTGTAGCACCTAGAACAGAAGTAGAAACGCTTAGGAGTGAAAATAGACCACCCTGAAGGTACCCcttactggcgttgaatgccagaactggcgcCCAGCGCTAGAAGGGGAAGGAGAGCAAGGTGTTCAATGCCCATTCAGGAGCACCCAGACCAATTCTTTGGTCCCCAtaaggtgttcaacgcccatttttTGTGTTGAACGCCCCACCAgttctacaaaaaaaaatttggtccccaactggcgttcaatgccagatctgGGCGTTGGATGCCCAGAAGGGGGAGGGCCAGAATTCGAAATTTTGAAAGAAAGAGATAGAGTTGACTTTTCAAACCAAATCTTTTCCAATATTATCTTCTCAACCCTTATCTTTtcatttcatatctttttcaaactaaaaccctcttttaaattcaaattcttcACTCCATATCTTTTCTCAACCatatattttcaaataaaatctttttaaaccatatctttttcaaaccaTATCTTTTTTAACCTTTTCTCCCTGCCCCCGACCCTATAAATACACATTCGCCCCTCCTCTCTCTCACACCTCCCCCAACCTTCTATCTCCCGCACCCTATGTCTCTCctcccttttttttcttctctctttgctTGGGGATGAGCAAACTTCTTAAGTTTGATGTTAAGGATGCTCCGcttcttcactttttcaccttCCATGGCACCAAAGGGTGGAGGATCTATttcaagaaacaagaaagaaagaaccCCCTTAACAGTCGCTTATAAGCCTTACTGGTTTTATTCCAAGCTTCATGAGGAACACTACTATAATGTAGTGAGCAAGAGGTCAGTAAttccggaagtcaagttcgaacTGGAAACTGATGAATATCGAGAAATCCAATAGCAAATTCGAATGTGGGGTTGGGAAATTCTGGCTAACCCCGCAACTAAGGTCGGTGTTCTAAAAGTctgagaattttatgcaaatctatAGATGAtggataaataaaagaaagagggACCTGGGTTTAACTTATGACGTACCATGGTCTGGGGGAAGACCCTGCAGTTCAAAATGGACAAAGTTAGGAAATTTTCAAATTACCCCCACTGAAGGATGACCCtaactccttcaacaggagagtACACGCTGACCCAAGGCTAGAGCAAGTCCTAAAAGACATATGCTTACCTGGAGTACAATGGAAAAACGACAATAAGGGTCAACCACTCCAACTGAGAAGGATGGATCTCAAGCCAGTTGCTAGAGAATGGCTAGATTTCATTAGACGCTCTATCctacccactagcaaccgctctgaggtcactgtaaAAAGAGCTGTAATGATCCACTATATTATACTTGGTaatgaagtggaagttcatcGGTTGATCCTCTGCGAGATGTATAGGATAGTAGCAAAGACCTCAACCCAATCCAGGCTGGCTTTTCCCCACTTCATCTCTTGCTTGTGTGACGAAGCCAAAGTCCTGATTGATAGGGATGTATTCATTGCAGTGGAcgacccaatcaccaagaagagcATGGAGCACACTAGGGAACCGGCGCAAGCACCAACTCAGAAGTCAGTTTCCCCTCCAAAGAGGAAGCTGCCTGAGCGGCCTCAAGAACAGAGCATCCCTCCACGTGAATATTGGACCCAACTGGCAGCATCCATtgaacaattgatatccactatgaACCAACTGAAAGAGGAGCAAAAAAACTAGTCTCGTATTCTTCACAAGCTGACTGAAGAGCAAGACAGGCAGGGACGAGAATTAGAAGAGTTGAAGCGCCAGAAAATATCCTCCGGAGAGAGCAACAGCTACcatgattaaggtggttgagtttcatctCCCCTAtcctatccttattttagtactTTATTTCCTGTTTTCCAATTCTAAGTCACATGATTACCATTAGGACTTTCTACTTTCTAGTTTAgtagttaatttcaatttttgttAGTTAAATTTTAAGATATTTCACGTATCCCCTATTGgacttaaataaaattttgattaagAAGTAATACAATACAAAAGGTCTTGAGTTCTATTACAAGTCGTTCTACTTTTCTCAAAGTGGTggctttatctttattttctgaatgtatgaattaactgtgcataattgatattgaagttaagcatgttggctcttgaagaacagtgaatttagagaagtattattgattctctgaaaaatcgaaaatgttgattcttgaagccaaagaaacagcaaaaaaaaaaaaagagagagaaaagaacaagggtccaaggctttgagcataaatggttaggagggtcaaaatgggcctaaaaagctcaaatgggttgctatccctaactatatgcttgtggtgtgaaggtgtcaagaaaaaaacttgagactgagcatttaaagtcgtgatccaatgctaaaagagtatgcttaagaactttaagcaccactgtctgggaatttaagcaaagctaaattcgaatccaaagggttcccccagttaagtgcttgtggcatttatgtatccggtggtaatacttgaaaacaaaatgcttagagtcacggctaggctcaaaggtgcaaagcaccaaaagaaaaagCTGTGGTTaagaatcaagaaaaactaaaaaaagagaatcaataatatcatccggattctagttcAAAAGGGtgccaatatttctgagcttcaaagaaaagtgagatgccaaagctgTTCAAAAATAAAGAGCTAATATCCCCATTCAGTAATTAGAACTGAGCTTCATTAACAACTCTAAAACCTGATGTATTTTTCTCTTCTATTTAGTCCtatcttgtttttggttgcttgagcacaagcaatagtttaagtttggtgttgggatgcGTGAGCATTTTATACCATTTTCCATgtcattttctagttgtttttagttatattttatcaagttttagtatgttttagtgcaaaatttaccttttggatgctactttgagtttttgtgtttttttttaaagattttaggGGATTTTTGGGCGAATTTGGTAAAGTATTGTTCAGAGatgaagaaaggatagcagatgttgtcaaATCCTGACCTCTGTGCATTCTAACAGGCATATCTTGCTCTATAGAGATCTAATTGATGCGGTCTCAACAACGTTGAAAAACTAATTTTCagagcttttcagaaatatatgatagtctatacttCTCATCCAGAATCATTGCTAAAATTGGCGTTAAACATCCATATTTGGCGTTTCACGCCCAAAAAGGACCAGCCTCtagtgttgaacgcccaagactggcgttcaacgccagaaagggagcAGAAGGCAGCAAATTCaccccctaatgggcgttcaatgctgatgcacggaaaacttgtctcacaacaaatttccttcggcaagtgtaccgaattttgtcatcaagtaaaaactcacaatagagtgaggttgaatcccacaaggattgattgatcaagcaactttaattagaggactgttctagttgagcgaatctagaatttgagttgagaattgcagaaaataaaatggcggaaaggtaattgacaggaaagtaaatgctagaattatagatctgaaagtaaatgacggaaggtaaattgcagaattgtaaatgggaatgggggaattgctcatttaAAGTAAATAACagtaattaaagagaatgggtaagatcagaaatagggagttcattgggcttaggagatgttgcattctccggatcaatttcattttcatctcttcctcaatcaatgcactcattgatctccttggcaatcttaagtgatttaatt is from Arachis ipaensis cultivar K30076 chromosome B01, Araip1.1, whole genome shotgun sequence and encodes:
- the LOC107605699 gene encoding uncharacterized protein LOC107605699 translates to MGVQRPEREGDINASSRNIPPRQADNPSSVTLDNHSAPLKTHEYKAKLPYPQKLHKVEKDKLFARFLDILKTLEIKIPFAEVLEQIPSYPKFMKDILSHKRDWKEAEIVLLTKKCSAVIQRNLPEKLQDPGSFVIPCTIGGTCMKTILCDFTASINLMSLSLMKKLRIQEVKHTRICLQLADGSIKFPSGVVEDMIVRVRPFSFPTDFVILDMEEDKNASIILGRPFLATGRTIIDVQKAKVTLRVDKDEFVLNAVKAMQHPDPQEECMKIDVIELLIEEVREVEQLDNELDNILEDAMPELDAPEE